From a region of the Daphnia pulicaria isolate SC F1-1A chromosome 1, SC_F0-13Bv2, whole genome shotgun sequence genome:
- the LOC124311827 gene encoding uncharacterized protein LOC124311827, which yields MSDSSMSVQVYEDNGRFALIDAQMPDHNGVFVTYTLVVPDFWLMAVDNQNGNKETYCAYKNCKDVNVAVKGREVPRRDWPTYVAVVRKIFENFNSARQQLALAVEQTDLSTEEAAEEGRGKRSKRPPARYGQTSMEESIQDSSNEEEDASYVLASCPSFPNTTRGFYTSTQNPSSVFTQDSSQSSNLQCHINDTEQAAVDAVTRRFVICQQGSDSPELGSAPVGVGEDSQRDSQLINSPTLSDSSDNEPIPNPGPVSRRLLPAVAKRPPFPSTTNQPATTGVVSRPSTSANANQRFSSGVSTTPLSANNRQ from the exons ATGAGTGATTCATCAATGTCGGTTCAGGTCTATGAAGAC aATGGAAGATTTGCATTAATTGATGCCCAAATGCCAGACCACAATGGCGTTTTTGTGACATATACTCTTGTTGTTCCTGATTTCTGGTTGATGGCCGTCGACAACCAAAATGGTAACAAAGAAACGTATTGTGCCTACAAAAACTGCAAAGATGTCAATGTGGCAGTCAAAGGTAGAGAAGTACCTCGCAGAGATTGGCCAACCTATGTAGCAGTTGTTCGCAAGATCTTTG aaAACTTCAATTCTGCTAGACAGCAACTAGCCTTGGCTGTTGAACAAACTGACTTGTCGACAGAAGAAGCTGCTGAAGAAGGGAGAGGAAAAAGATCTAAAAGACCACCTGCTAGGTATGGTCAGACATCGATGGAAGAATCTATTCAGGATTCAAGTAACGAGGAGGAAGATGCATCTTATGTGTTGGCAAGTTGCCCTTCGTTTCCCAACACCACTA GGGGATTCTATACATCAACCCAAAATCCATCGAGTGTTTTCACACAAGATTCTTCTCAGTCTTCAAATCTTCAATGTCACATTAATGATACTGAACAGGCTGCAGTTGATGCTGTTACACGTAGATTTGTTATTTGCCAACAAG GTTCTGACAGCCCGGAACTTGGATCTGCACCTGTTGGTGTTGGAGAAGATTCACAGCGTGACAGTCAACTGATCAACAGTCCAACTCTGAGCGATAGCAGTGACAATGAACCAATTCCCAATCCAGGGCCTGTTAGTAGACGACTATTACCAGCAGTTGCCAAACGACCACCTTTCCCATCTACTACCAATCAACCTGCTACTACAGGTGTTGTAAGTCGACCATCGACTTCCGCGAATGCCAATCAACGTTTCTCTTCGGGTGTTTCTACAACACCTTTATCAGCTAACAACCGTCAGTGA
- the LOC124323154 gene encoding uncharacterized protein LOC124323154, with protein MCQIPRQVFNQHIQQNEELETFFSQERVNDKSTTSEIETAYIHDDPQEIFDEDILSSAIGDLNFEEPDSDVEFDDTQSQAAEESDDDSWSDEELNSTETSQLQLPEKTQEDVVIDNLRQWASSTQVPYIHVSSLLKVLHKDAGYASWEISHFDLEASLVRFLVALQSKGIKIPSEIKLLFNADGLPLSKSGSNEFWPILVRIQGYDFVFGAGIYQGRGKPADVNVYLKFFAADIHQLRRSGLQFEGQTITVSVCGMSSDAPATAYILNIKGHNAFHGCRICTTRGSWTPTISKRTNARSGGRVTFPEINAPLRSDSSFRKRENIQHHNKNQIRSVVEDIIDDLTADVHLDYMHLVCIGCFKKLLNVFFCHPFDNIRLSPASLLAISAFREHVRQYIPSDFARKPRSAKDLPRWKATELRLDLLYLCPVIYKCFITKNSYDHLMLLHVSIRLLLERDSCQADADYANELLRLFVQVSSQLYGPAFVTFNIHSLIHLAKGVKKHGSLEDTSAFCFENKLQVYKNMVRPCGRSLEQLVRRIDQECKISVLSVTSRVSSAAQKPLVLKMLHFCGPILPGLLSGKQYKQLVLENTILTNSLPDNCVIIEGNHVVLIANFVWEYEKLYVIGRRYLHQENYFSYPLPSSNIYEIVVSQLSHTLESFEFCEVKYKCIRIPTFFPETGSYFVSKLLNLNIN; from the exons aTGTGCCAAATCCCACGTCAAGTTTTCAACCAACACATTCAGC aaaatgaagaattggAGACTTTCTTTTCACAGGAAAGAGTTAACGACAAATCTACAACATCAGAAATAGAGACAGCATACATCCATGATGACCCACAGGAAATCTTTGACGAAGATATTTTGTCATCAGCTATAG gTGATCTAAATTTTGAAGAGCCTGATAGTGACGTGGAGTTTGATGACACACAATCACAGGCTGCTGAAGAATCAGATGACGACTCTTGGTCAGATGAAGAGCTGAATTCAACAGAAACCTCACAACTTCAATTACCAGAAAAGACACAAGAAGATGTAGTGATTGACAATCTACGACAATGGGCCAGCAGTACTCAAGTGCCTTACATACATGTTTCTAGTTTGCTGAAAGTACTTCATAAGGATGCAGG ATATGCATCCTGGGAAATATCGCACTTTGATCTTGAAGCTTCTCTCGTCAGATTTCTAGTGGCTTTACAGTCCAAAGGCATCAAAATTCCTTCTGAAATTAAACTTCTTTTCAATGCTGATGGACTTCCACTGAGCAAAAGTGGCTCTAATGAGTTTTGGCCCATTCTCGTCAGAATTCAGG GTTACGATTTTGTTTTCGGTGCCGGGATTTATCAAGGTCGTGGAAAACCAGCAGACGTCAACGTGTATTTAAAATTCTTCGCTGCTGATATCCATCAACTAAGAAGATCTGGATTACAGTTTGAAGGACAAACAATTACTGTGTCTGTTTGCGGCATGTCGAGTGATGCCCCTGCCACGGCGTACATTTTGAACATCAAAGGGCATAATGCCTTTCATGGTTGCAGAATTTGCACAACCAGAGGTTCGTGGACACCAACGATTTCGAAAAGAACTAACGCCAGGTCTGGGGGAAGAGTCACCTTTCCAGAAATTAATGCACCGTTGAGATCTGACTCATCATTCCGTAAACGAGAAAACATCCAGCACCACAATAAAAACCAGATCAGGTCTGTTGTCGAAGATATCATTGATGATTTAACGGCAGACGTACATTTAGATTACATGCACTTAGTTTGTATTGGTTGCTTTAAAAAGTTactaaatgtatttttttgccATCCTTTTGATAATATTCGATTAAGTCCCGCCAGTTTATTGGCTATCTCAGCTTTTCGTGAACACGTTCGTCAATACATTCCAAGTGACTTTGCAAGAAAGCCTCGTAGTGCAAAAGATCTTCCAAGATGGAAAGCAACAGAGCTTAGACTAGATCTATTGTATCTTTGTCCAGTAATTTACAAGTGTTTTATAACTAAAAATAGCTATGATCATTTGATGTTGTTGCATGTGTCTATAAGGCTTTTATTAGAAAGAGATTCGTGCCAAGCTGATGCAGACTATGCGAACGAATTATTGAGACTCTTTGTTCAAGTATCTTCGCAGCTTTATGGCCCAGCATTTGTGACTTTTAATATCCATTCCCTAATCCATTTAGCGAAAGGTGTTAAAAAACATGGCAGTCTTGAGGATACTAGCGCCTTTTGCTTCGAAAACAAATTGCAAGTCTATAAAAACATGGTTCGGCCATGTGGTCGCTCATTAGAGCAACTTGTTCGTCGTATTGATCAAGAATGTAAAATTTCGGTGTTGTCTGTAACCTCGAGAGTTTCCAGCGCTGCACAAAAACCATTAGTTCTTAAAATGCTTCATTTTTGCGGACCTATCTTGCCTGGACTTTTATCGGGAAAACAGTACAAACAATTAGTTTTGGAAAACACGATTTTGACAAATTCTTTGCCAGATAACTGCGTTATAATCGAAGGAAACCATGTTGTGTTGATTGCAAATTTTGTGTGGGAATATGAAAAACTGTATGTAATTGGGAGAAGATATTTACATCAAGAAAACTATTTCTCTTACCCATTGCCATCTAGTAATATCTATGAAATAGTTGTTTCTCAATTGTCACACACCCTGGaatcttttgaattttgtgaAGTCAAGTACAAATGTATTCGAATACCAACTTTTTTCCCAGAAACGGGGTCGTATTTCGTGTCAAAACTGCTTAATTTGAATATAAATTGA